TGAGAAGGAGAGAGGGGCAGCGGCCTCCGCGGCCGAGGAGGCGATGGCCATGATACTGCGGCTGCAGAGCGAGAAGAGTGCGGTGGAGATTCAGGCGACGCAGTTTCGGAGGATGGTGGAGCAGAAACAGGAGTACGATCTTGAAGTGATTGAGTCGCTACAGTGGACGGTGGAGCAGGTGGAGTCACAGAAGAATCTTCTCGAACGGCAGTTAGGGGTTTTGAGGGAGAGGCTCAGAGACTTCCTCAATGATCACGAGATTCAGCAGCGGCTTCAGGAACAGGAATGGGAACATGAACAGGACCGGGAACGggaacaagaacaagaaaatgAACAGGAACAGGAACAGGAACTGGAACATGAACAAGAGCATGAACAAGGCGCAGCCAGTGATGTCGATCTCGATCTCGATCTCGATCTTCCCGTTGGTAAGGAAGATACTGATCGTGATGAGGATGCCGATAGTGGTAGCGGGTTCTTGAATTTCTCTGTTGAATATAATGATTTTGATGCGGCCTCTTCGCAAAATCCCTCTCCCTCACAAACACCCCTGCACTTGTAAGTTCACATGATGCACATGGACATGGTTGttcaatgaaaacaaaagtGCCTTTTTTGCctttcaaatgtaaattttcttttatatatttctttgctGTTTGTTTTATCCACTTGTTTCATTGACAGTGTTGGTAAAATAGCTACACAGGAATATAGGTTCAAAGTTGGCTCAGGTTTTCTGTATtaattgtgtgtgtgtgagagtgaATTTCATGATGCACATTTTACATTGCACAAGTATCTGTCCCTTGACCAGGTTCTAAATTGGTTTGGTTGCATGCATTCCTTTACCTTTTGGGTTGTTGCTTTCGTATCTGGTTTgctggaaaaatatttttgtcaaaaacCTCACTGTAGAAAAATATAGGAGTTGCTAGTTTCATTGAAATGAGTGCTAGAGTTAGCTATATCATGAATGAGGAAGAAAACAACCCAGTCAAGTGGGTCCTGTAGATTCCTTGAATCATATGGGCCAGTGCTACTGTCAAGTGGCGTTTGTCAGGTAATGTCACAAGCGGATATAAGAACGACTCTTTTGAGAGTGACCTTTCTTCTCTACTTTATCACTAAAAATATTCTACTCAGGCTTCTACTGCTCTCTGCCTAAAGTGTTCTACTTTTCAGTTCTTTACGTCCTTAGGAGATTATTCATAACCATAAGTTAATTTCTGAGTGTTTTGGATTTAGTTgcatggaattttttttataaactactGCAGGAAGTTCATCTCAATTCCAAAACTCCTTTAGGCTCCAAGATGCATGCCTAGTTAACCATGTCTTCCATGCATTTCAGTCTTCAGTCTTCGCTCCCTCAAAACAATTTTTGGACCAAGCTCTCGTCctttttattgatgtatttttcttaaagcCTTCTTTTAAGTTGAAAAAACACGTTTCTATTATTTAGTTTCAAGAAATATGCGAgtgtaaaaaaagttaaaagaaatatgttaaATAGAGGGGGAAAAAAAAGGCTATTATCAGTAAGGAAAACAGAAGGTGGGAACATTAATTCTTGATTATGGACTTCAAATATGGTCTCGTATATAAGCTTAAATGATGGAATTCGTGAAACTGActcctttaattaaatgtaataaaaaaagttaatcctTGGAACTTAcataactaataaaatgattaattaaaagtCCTTAAATGTAAACAAAGAAGTTACTTAATTCAGTTAAAGTGAAAGTTGATtcattctttttagtttttcaagaaTTATAACGTTACAACGACAACGActcatttctaatttatttaattcttaaacttAACCCACTACTCTTGTTTTGATCCACAAGAGAactatatgaaattttaatcaaatcttacatttttatataaatgattatCAAAGACGTTACCatctatttttcatatttttttttttttaccttcataacccatatttacttttatatcaagtttatcatttaaaattcaaatacttATCATGCAAAAGTTAATTTAAgatatattaacaaatttctgAGTTGTAATTTTAGttcaatcaaatataataatttcataaataccATGAATTTAAGATATAATAATTTCTGAGTTGTAATACTTATCATTcacttttacatatttatttagtaaaaaaaaatcaaaatcaataatataaaaaattatttcaaattcaacACTTATCTTTTCAACCAGAAGTTGACACACTATATTTTCATCTTACGATTACAAGGTCGACTTTGCTAATAGACTATCAATTTAAATGATACTAAATGATTTTTGGAAAACtaagaacaaaattaattttcacatCAACTTTCACTTTGGTTGAATTGATTACACTATCATGTTATTACTATGTGAGCATAGACATTAACCTTAATATATGTTTTCTAATGACAACAAAATTTAGTAAAGTTTTTTATCTTTAGGGACTTATCTCGATTTTTTCAGCATGAGATTCTTGGCCtttgtttttgtattaaataaattgcGAATCTGtcataaaaatgttaaatttaatacaTCTTATGCCCAAATTCAACAAATACACCTGGAAGACTTGTTAGCACGTATGATTTTgcacaaaaataaagatgacATTTGCTAAGAAATAGACTGACCAGTGCCCAATGTATTGGTATCcataatcataattttcttttcctctcttGCATAAAGCTGTGCATTCTGCTATGCTAGATACTCTCATCTCCAGCCTCAATGTGGCTGAACCCGTAGCATTTAATCAACCTTTGTTGTTTCATGGCTTTCCTCATTTGTTCTGTATCAAGCCAATGACCATGCTCGGCATAGATCATATTCAGCAATGTGTAATTACCAGCGTTATTTGGTTCTGATCTTATAAGATGTGGAGCTAGCATTTCTGCTATGTCCAGTCTGCCGTGAAGCTTACAAGCCGATACTAGAGAGCTCCATACTCTTGCACTTGGCTTCATGGGCATTGTTCTCAGTATTTCCAAAGCATCTTCAAGGTTGCCTGACCTTCCAAGAAGATCAACTAGACATGCATAATGCTCAATGGTTAACGGAATTTTACAATCTTCATTTACTTGTTTGAATATCTGTTGTCCCTCAGCTACAAGGCCAGCATGATTACAAGCAGATAAAACTGCAAGCAAGGTTATTGCATCAGGTTTCACACCTCTCTCTTTCATTTCGTAAAAAAGATGTAATGCTTGTTTACCACATCCGTGAATGCCATAGGCATTGATCAAACTACTCCACGTAATAGAATCTCTGTTCCACATTTCTAGGAATATCTTACGGGAACCATCCAGACAACCACACTTGGCATACATGTTTATAAGTGCATTCCCCACAGAGATGTTAAAACTAAATCCACATTTAAAGATATGGCCATGTAGTCCACAGCCATACTTTAGTGAAGACATATTTGTGCAGGCAGAGATCACTTCCAACAAGGTTACATAGTTTGGTTCGGTTTCCTCACTTCTCATCTTATTAAAAAGCTCCAATGCTTTGTAGCTATCCCCTCTTCGAGAATAACTCCCAATGATCGAACTCCATAACACCACATCTCTACAACCAGACCCTTCAAAAATTAACTCGGCAAGATGCAGTGATTCTCCACAATTACAATACATATTTATAAGTGCTGATGAGAAAGTAGGACACGATTCAAACCCACGACGAAATGCATAACCGTGAATCTCCCTCCCATGCTTAAAAAAGCCTGGGTCGGCGGCACAAGCTGGTAACAGAGCAATTGATGTCACTCTGTTTGGGCAAACTCCCTCAGCCTGCATTGCTCGAAAGCATGCAAAAGCCTCGTCATAATCTTGGTTAGCAATGCATCCAGATATTATAGCAGTCCATGAAACCTCATTTTTCACCTCCATTCCATCAAACAAACGCAAAGCCATCAAATAATCGTcacaacgaaaataaaaatccaCAAAAGCTGTTAACAGAAACACTGACTGTCCTATCCTCTCATCTACAATAACAAGAGCATGAATCTGTCTCCCTATCCTCCTTGAACCAATTTTCCTCCCACACATGGATACCACACGAGCTAGCAACTCAGGCTTAGGAACGAGACCATGAAAGTACACATCTTTCAACAATTCCAAAGCTTCTTCGAAACACCCATTTTGCAGATAACAATTAATCAAGGAGTTCCAGGTGATGGGGTCTCGGTGAGAGATTGTGTCAAACACTTGGCGTGCCGATTCGACATCTGAAAACTTGGCATACATGGTGATGATGGAATTGGACACAACTACTTCAGATTGAGAGCCTGTCTTGAGAGCCAAGCAATGAAGTTGTGTACCAAAAGCATGACATTGAGCAGAGGAGCTTGCCTTGATGACTGAAGGAAGAACAAAGGGAATGGAAGAGTGAGCAGAGAGATGGAGTTGAGTGAAAAGTTGAAGTATGTGATGATGCAGACCCTTTGAAAGGAATGCTTTGATCTGGTTGGAAGGGGAAGAACATGTGGGGGCCACACTGGTGAAAAGGCGTCGGGTTAAGAAGGACATGCAGGGCAGAGGATACTCCAAATTTAGAATGTTACATACCAGTTAAAGAAATGAAACCTTTTATCCGTATAATTTTTCTGTATAACACTTATGATGCCTTGCTGATAATTAGCATCCTCTAATTTGGAATTATTTTCTGTCGTTATGTGGTCTTGTGGAAGGCTCATCTGCcttggattttttatttttactgaatattataatatagtttttcatttttttaacttcaGACCAACAGAGGCCATAGACATTACCAATGACAACAGGTacttgttatttaaatattatttaaacataaattcaatgaAAGAAGGGACAGTGATCTTATTATTCAGCCTCAACAAGagaaaacatgtaaaaaaaattacaacactTGCATGGTCATAAACTGCATTCTGACAGCAGCGATATATCAATATCACCGACAAGGGGCCATAAATTAAGATCTAGAAACCACTTCCACCAAAGTGTTGAAATCTTGTGCTGCTTTACCTTGTGCTCCAGCTGCATCTAGCACTGTCCTTTTCACTTGGACAGCATTTTTCTTCATGAGATTCCCCTCTTCCTCGACCAGAATCAGCCTCAAGCATTTCAGCAACCCATCTTTGGTGAACACCCCACCTTCCACTCTCACACCAATCTCCCAAACATCCTCAACCATCCTCCCAGTTAACCCATGGTCCCCAAAGAAAGGCCTGCATATCATAGGCACTCCATTCGACATGCTCTCAAACACCGAGTTACAACCGCAGTGAGTCACAAACACTCCCACAGAACCATGCCCCAAAACCTGAGTCTGAGGAGCCCAACCCACAACTTTCCCACATTCACTCGTCCTCTCAAGAAACCCATTTGGCAGAACACCCTTCAGATGCTCCTTCAGAGACCACAAAAAGGGAAAACCACTTGCTTCCAACGCTTCCGCCACTGCCACAATCTCATGTGGAGGTGGTGTCACCACCGTCCCAAAACTAACATACACCACTGATCCACCTTTCTGCTTGTCCAACCATGACAAGCACCCAGTTTCGTCTGTGTCTGATGGAGGCAAGGGTGGCAGAGGCAGTGATAGAGTGAGAAAACCAACGTAAAGATAATACTTAAACTTTGACTTCATGTCGTTAACCAACAAGGGCGGGTCTAGTTCCTCAAAAAAATTCACAACCACTGCCTCAGCTTGAGGTAACACACTTCCCAACGATGCCAGTGTCTTCGAAAACAGTGTCTCCTCTTCACCGGCACCTTGCATCACATCTTCTGGCAAGTCTTCAACTCGCATCTTAGACAATCCAGGAACAAAATCCAAAGGGGTGTCTCCTGCTGCAGAGTTACACGTTTGGCGTATCAAGTCAGTGTAAAAATGTGCAGAGAGTGAGCATGACAAAGGAGGCCAAACTGGAACCCATGGAACGTTCAAGCGCTGAGCCACAGTGAGAGAAGGTGCGACAAAAGCATCAGAGATGACACAAGTAACTCTCTCTTTTGTGTGAGCCACTGCCATGTCTATTCCCTTTTGCAAGTTCTGAGGACAAGCCTGAAGAAAAAGGTTGACTCTTTCGACTGGGTGGCCACCTGGAACATGACCCTCTGGGACTCCATCGTTTATACTGTAGAACTTGATGGCGTCTGGGATGTGGGGCTTTGAGATCAGAAGAGGTTTGTTGGAGTGTTCGGTGCCTATGAATGAGAATTGCAAGTTGGGAGCAGCATTAGCCAGCTTCAGCACCAGGTTTAACAGAGGAGTAGGATGGCTTCCAAAggggaaatatatatatatatatatattcttgatTCCACCAATAATTCCTTCACTGTGG
Above is a genomic segment from Vigna radiata var. radiata cultivar VC1973A chromosome 10, Vradiata_ver6, whole genome shotgun sequence containing:
- the LOC106775598 gene encoding pentatricopeptide repeat-containing protein At4g31070, mitochondrial yields the protein MSFLTRRLFTSVAPTCSSPSNQIKAFLSKGLHHHILQLFTQLHLSAHSSIPFVLPSVIKASSSAQCHAFGTQLHCLALKTGSQSEVVVSNSIITMYAKFSDVESARQVFDTISHRDPITWNSLINCYLQNGCFEEALELLKDVYFHGLVPKPELLARVVSMCGRKIGSRRIGRQIHALVIVDERIGQSVFLLTAFVDFYFRCDDYLMALRLFDGMEVKNEVSWTAIISGCIANQDYDEAFACFRAMQAEGVCPNRVTSIALLPACAADPGFFKHGREIHGYAFRRGFESCPTFSSALINMYCNCGESLHLAELIFEGSGCRDVVLWSSIIGSYSRRGDSYKALELFNKMRSEETEPNYVTLLEVISACTNMSSLKYGCGLHGHIFKCGFSFNISVGNALINMYAKCGCLDGSRKIFLEMWNRDSITWSSLINAYGIHGCGKQALHLFYEMKERGVKPDAITLLAVLSACNHAGLVAEGQQIFKQVNEDCKIPLTIEHYACLVDLLGRSGNLEDALEILRTMPMKPSARVWSSLVSACKLHGRLDIAEMLAPHLIRSEPNNAGNYTLLNMIYAEHGHWLDTEQMRKAMKQQRLIKCYGFSHIEAGDESI
- the LOC106775104 gene encoding probable myosin-binding protein 6 codes for the protein MQTLGLLLAPVLGFYHRFLRFFIRFILLMFMDIPSTFNFLTQLTELGCGFLLLGYVSRIFNILGLLLIFLSCLRFLRSPIGKPPRDDSLKEEIENNNNNSNNNNNSSGSGSREENLEDEVFDVMSLRRMVKSERQRFNAACAEIEKERGAAASAAEEAMAMILRLQSEKSAVEIQATQFRRMVEQKQEYDLEVIESLQWTVEQVESQKNLLERQLGVLRERLRDFLNDHEIQQRLQEQEWEHEQDREREQEQENEQEQEQELEHEQEHEQGAASDVDLDLDLDLPVGKEDTDRDEDADSGSGFLNFSVEYNDFDAASSQNPSPSQTPLHL
- the LOC106774981 gene encoding anthocyanidin 3-O-glucosyltransferase 7; its protein translation is MGFHSEGIIGGIKNIYIYIYFPFGSHPTPLLNLVLKLANAAPNLQFSFIGTEHSNKPLLISKPHIPDAIKFYSINDGVPEGHVPGGHPVERVNLFLQACPQNLQKGIDMAVAHTKERVTCVISDAFVAPSLTVAQRLNVPWVPVWPPLSCSLSAHFYTDLIRQTCNSAAGDTPLDFVPGLSKMRVEDLPEDVMQGAGEEETLFSKTLASLGSVLPQAEAVVVNFFEELDPPLLVNDMKSKFKYYLYVGFLTLSLPLPPLPPSDTDETGCLSWLDKQKGGSVVYVSFGTVVTPPPHEIVAVAEALEASGFPFLWSLKEHLKGVLPNGFLERTSECGKVVGWAPQTQVLGHGSVGVFVTHCGCNSVFESMSNGVPMICRPFFGDHGLTGRMVEDVWEIGVRVEGGVFTKDGLLKCLRLILVEEEGNLMKKNAVQVKRTVLDAAGAQGKAAQDFNTLVEVVSRS